From Marinobacterium sp. LSUCC0821, a single genomic window includes:
- the pal gene encoding peptidoglycan-associated lipoprotein Pal — MRAIELTRVAALAAAVALAGCSSTSTTTGGGADGAANGANAQGAGTSAVAAGAAWSDVAKLRTVFYFDFDQSVVKQEGFADLEGHAKYLANNPSATVRLEGHADERGTREYNIALGEARANAVARLLMVNGASSSQIETISYGEEKPAMLGHTESEWALNRRVELSYTSR, encoded by the coding sequence ATGCGCGCAATCGAATTGACTCGAGTAGCAGCTCTAGCTGCAGCAGTAGCGCTTGCTGGTTGTAGTTCTACCAGCACAACAACAGGCGGTGGTGCTGATGGCGCTGCAAATGGTGCTAATGCACAGGGCGCTGGCACTTCAGCTGTGGCTGCAGGCGCTGCATGGTCTGATGTTGCTAAGCTACGTACTGTTTTCTACTTCGACTTTGATCAGTCTGTTGTTAAACAGGAAGGTTTCGCAGATCTTGAAGGTCACGCTAAATACCTAGCTAATAACCCAAGTGCGACTGTTCGTCTTGAAGGTCACGCTGATGAGCGCGGTACTCGTGAGTACAACATCGCTCTAGGTGAAGCGCGTGCTAATGCAGTAGCTCGTCTACTGATGGTTAACGGTGCTAGCAGCAGCCAGATCGAAACTATCTCTTACGGTGAAGAGAAGCCAGCAATGCTTGGTCACACTGAATCTGAGTGGGCGCTTAACCGTCGCGTTGAGTTGAGCTACACAAGCCGCTAA